A genome region from Tardiphaga sp. 709 includes the following:
- a CDS encoding carbohydrate porin produces MVFAADPVRRARGRLCRLCIYMLLGCIVPAGVWAQEDKKTDDDKPADPDTGQSTIEETTLGVLPNPFVDRGIKFAATYIGETLRNVSGGARQGAIYEGRLNLAVDADLEKLIGLSKLTFHANVFQIHGDGLSRSYLQNFMVVSGIEALPTTRLYEMWFEQKWGDNIASLKVGQLAADSEFFNTKYTDVFTNASLGWPAITSINLPSGGPSPPLAALGARLQVNLSESWTVQGAIFNGDSSGPGTDDPQLRNRYGVNFRINDPPLLLGQLQYAWNNHKGDEHLAGTLKLGGWRHFGAFPDERYAVDGRSLADPNTSGVPAQLSGNYGLWAVLEQQLYRVRGSDDRGVGVFARASFSPSDRNLVDFYADGGLEWIGPSDARPNDKFGVSIGYTHVSREARALDADYRLYTDPSWPVRTSEVMITTAYQYEIRPGWSLQPNVQYIVRPGGGATNPLSSTPGLVLKDAAVLGLRTVLKF; encoded by the coding sequence ATGGTTTTCGCTGCCGACCCGGTCCGGCGTGCCCGCGGCCGTCTGTGTCGCCTTTGCATATACATGCTGCTTGGATGCATCGTCCCGGCGGGCGTTTGGGCGCAGGAAGATAAAAAGACTGACGACGACAAGCCAGCCGATCCGGATACTGGCCAGAGCACCATCGAAGAGACGACACTGGGAGTGCTGCCAAATCCCTTTGTTGACCGCGGCATCAAGTTCGCGGCCACGTACATCGGGGAGACGCTTAGGAACGTTTCCGGCGGCGCCCGTCAGGGAGCTATATATGAGGGGCGTCTCAATCTCGCCGTCGACGCAGATCTCGAAAAACTTATTGGCCTGTCGAAGCTGACATTTCACGCCAACGTGTTTCAGATTCACGGAGATGGGCTGTCGCGCAGCTATCTCCAGAATTTTATGGTGGTGAGCGGCATCGAAGCCCTGCCGACTACACGTCTGTATGAAATGTGGTTCGAACAAAAGTGGGGTGATAATATCGCGTCGCTCAAAGTCGGGCAGTTGGCGGCCGACAGCGAATTCTTCAACACCAAATACACAGACGTCTTTACGAATGCCTCGCTTGGTTGGCCGGCGATTACGTCGATCAACCTTCCGAGCGGCGGTCCATCGCCACCCCTAGCCGCGCTCGGAGCGCGGCTCCAGGTCAACCTGTCGGAATCCTGGACGGTTCAGGGCGCAATTTTTAATGGGGATTCCTCGGGGCCCGGAACGGACGATCCCCAGCTGAGGAATCGCTACGGCGTTAATTTCCGTATCAACGATCCCCCGCTTCTGCTGGGTCAGCTGCAGTATGCGTGGAACAATCACAAAGGTGATGAGCATCTCGCCGGGACCCTAAAGCTCGGCGGCTGGCGTCATTTCGGCGCTTTTCCGGACGAGCGCTATGCGGTTGACGGGCGATCTCTGGCGGACCCCAATACGTCGGGTGTTCCCGCGCAGCTATCGGGTAACTACGGTTTATGGGCCGTCTTGGAACAACAGCTGTACCGTGTTCGGGGCAGTGACGATCGCGGCGTCGGTGTCTTTGCGCGAGCGTCTTTCAGTCCGTCCGACCGCAACCTGGTCGATTTCTATGCCGATGGCGGACTCGAATGGATCGGGCCGAGCGACGCGCGGCCGAACGACAAGTTCGGCGTCTCGATTGGTTACACACACGTCTCACGGGAAGCTCGCGCCCTGGACGCAGATTACCGCCTATATACCGACCCGTCTTGGCCCGTGAGAACGTCCGAGGTCATGATCACGACAGCCTATCAGTACGAGATCCGCCCTGGCTGGTCCCTGCAACCCAATGTGCAATACATCGTCCGGCCGGGCGGCGGTGCAACGAACCCGTTGAGCTCAACGCCAGGTTTGGTCTTGAAAGATGCCGCTGTTCTCGGTTTGCGGACTGTCCTGAAATTCTGA
- a CDS encoding DUF1003 domain-containing protein gives MSSAQPVKRSGSEARNIESILKLEHDDQQSMSALQKSFHAVGWFVGTVYFIILQCFCLVVWVVLNAGPLSLPSPFDPYPFPLLSAVLALEAVLLTSFVLIRQSANDLQSDRRNHLDLQINLLAEEEATAILRLLRKVAEKLDVQEEQKVDVLAGETNVEKIAQHIRAREE, from the coding sequence TTGTCCTCCGCGCAGCCAGTCAAACGCTCAGGTTCGGAAGCTCGCAATATCGAGTCCATCCTAAAACTTGAACATGACGATCAGCAGTCGATGTCGGCGCTGCAAAAGTCATTTCATGCGGTCGGCTGGTTTGTCGGTACCGTGTATTTCATTATTCTCCAGTGCTTCTGCCTGGTCGTATGGGTGGTGCTGAATGCGGGCCCTCTCAGTCTCCCGAGCCCCTTCGATCCCTACCCGTTTCCGTTATTATCAGCCGTGCTCGCCCTGGAAGCGGTGTTGCTCACGTCCTTTGTGCTGATCCGGCAAAGCGCCAATGATCTGCAATCTGACCGTCGCAATCACCTTGACCTGCAAATCAACCTGTTGGCTGAAGAGGAAGCGACGGCGATCCTCCGGCTCCTGCGTAAGGTGGCCGAAAAGCTAGATGTCCAAGAAGAGCAAAAGGTCGATGTCCTCGCAGGCGAAACCAATGTGGAAAAGATCGCCCAACATATCCGCGCGCGGGAAGAGTGA
- a CDS encoding low affinity iron permease family protein codes for MPDHSKADQANGFARFFGDIANKTSQAAGRATTFMLASAVIVIWAVTGPIFKYSDTWQLVINTGTTIVTFLMVFLIQNSQNRDSAAIQVKLDELIRVSTAHNSFVGIEHLTDEELEEIRSKCELRAQAEKVGEDSVQRTGEKARRAADKAVG; via the coding sequence GTGCCTGACCATTCCAAGGCGGACCAAGCCAACGGCTTCGCTCGCTTTTTTGGAGACATTGCCAACAAGACATCACAGGCGGCAGGCCGGGCAACCACCTTCATGCTGGCCTCGGCCGTGATCGTGATTTGGGCGGTCACAGGTCCGATTTTTAAGTATTCGGATACGTGGCAACTGGTCATCAACACGGGCACCACCATTGTCACCTTCCTGATGGTTTTTCTGATTCAGAATTCCCAGAATCGCGACAGCGCAGCGATTCAAGTCAAATTAGATGAGCTAATCCGGGTCAGCACGGCCCACAATTCCTTCGTTGGCATTGAACACCTTACCGACGAGGAGCTCGAGGAAATCCGCTCCAAGTGTGAGCTGCGAGCACAAGCGGAAAAGGTTGGCGAAGATTCGGTTCAGCGCACCGGCGAGAAGGCCAGAAGGGCCGCCGACAAGGCGGTCGGTTAG